Below is a genomic region from Brassica rapa cultivar Chiifu-401-42 chromosome A08, CAAS_Brap_v3.01, whole genome shotgun sequence.
GGATTCGAGCCCAGGTCTCCACGGCCACAACGTGGAATTCTTACCACTAAACTACAGCCACTTTGGGTGACAACAAACATCACACAGGCAAACTTAACTGCTAAATGTAAATCCCATTTACTTGCACAACCAAAGTCCAGTGGTAACTGGTAAATGTACCATTTACTTCTGTCCGTGTATCCGGCTGATTCTACTTCCCTCTGAATTTTTACAGGTAGAATTAGTTTTTGATGATAGTGAACCTTTTTGTGAGTTACCTGTTTTTGATGATAGTGAACCTGTTTGTGAGTTACCTGTTTTCAGATAGGTATATTGAGAACATTTTGCTAACCCAAAGACAATTCGATATAAGAAACATAGCTTCAGAGTCTCGAGTTGTGATGACCTGGTTAGAGCAAATGCAGATGTAGCAAACTGAGAATACATTTGGAACCGAAAAGAAGTTACACTGCAGAAAAATCACATACCAAGTGTGAGTCTCTACATCCGATCATTTAGAGTTAAAGCAAGCTAAGTTTTGGTAACCTCGTAAAATTGATAGATCGAAGGTATAGTCCAATGACAATGAGAGACAATTAGGCAAAGCAGACCTCACTATCTTTCTACTTTTGTGGCGAGCAGCCCATGTTACTCACACgttaataattaacaaaaaaaagtgaaaaaggTTGTAATAATGGGTCTCAGGTCAGCTAAGTTAATGGTTAATGAAGCATATGCTTGTGAATATATTCCCTCCAGCGACCTACTTTTCGTTCTATAAACTGAAAATGAAACGTCTCTGTCACTTGGCTTCTCTTTTGAGGTCGTAGAGACCATCAATGGATGATGCTCATCAAACcttcctctctctctgtctctattGTCTCTTACATATCTTCATACAAGAAGGTACTTCCGAGCTGCCGGCGGTGGAGATGAGCTGATACGGCCGAAGGGGGGAGAGTGATCCGTAGAACATTTTCTAATAAGGTGTGATAAAGATTTATGGGAGCATATTACCATTACAAAATTGGGCAACGACGTTACCTTTGGCAGTTCTTGTTTCTTGCTGTTCTTGaatagtttatgtttttttccatGTTTTATTGATGAGAACAACAATGTCTGTGTTCAACATTTGTATCTCTTATTATATACATCTTTCCGCAAAATTGTATTAGGCCATTGCTTTAGTATCCTCTTCAGTAAAAAGGTTTCTTCATGTAACGAATTAATTAATAAACTCTGTTTCCGCATGAGTGTATCAGATGTCTAAAACCGGATAGTGTAATGAAAGAGTTAAGAAAATTGGGAGTATATAAACACTTGCCCAAGTAAAGTGTTCAACAAAAACAACCTTGCTAGGTATAAGCTGAGGTTACAGCACAGACTAAGACTGTCGGTCTTCTTATAGAGTTTGTCATGATCAGTAAAAAGAACTGAGGTAAGCGAAGAGAGTACGTACACAACACATAGGAGGCTTTTTGGATAGAATAATTAAGGATAATGGAAGTACTTAATGTAGTCAAAAACTATCCAACAAAATTAccacaaaaaattcaaaagacaGAAAGTTTCAAAGAAAATGATgacaaaaagtttaaaatgaTGAAGTCTTTCCCCATATAGAGGTTTTCAATAGAAGAAACCGAGGACCTTGCCTCCGACATTCTTTCTCCTGGCTTCTTCATGGTCCATAATCCCAGCTGAAGTAGTCAACACAATGTACCCAAACTGCAATACAAAAGGTTTCAATCTATTAATACCATCCAAAAGGGATTCTATTACATGACATAGCAGCTAAAGAAAAAGACCGAACCTGTCTGGAAGGAAGCAGACGAGCAGTCCAACCTTCAATCTCCTTAACACCAACATCAAAACGAGGGCTGATAACGCCACATTTGTTCAACCTCCCGTTCAACTCCACAACGATTTTTCCGGAGCGATGGTCATCGACATACTCAAACTCACCAATGTAGCCTGCATTTGAGTTGCATAAAACAACCTAAGGCAAATAATCTCTCAAGAGgaaatgtatataaataaataaaacaaaaacataccGTGCTTCTGCATGACGATGAGGAACTTGATGATGACTTTTGAGGAGGGCCTGATCATGACCTGCCTCTTGCCTCGTTTCTCCGCATTGAACATGCTCTTGAGAGCATCGTTGAGTACACTGATTCTCACCATTTTTTTCTCCTTAAGCTCAAGCCTTATGCACATACAAAAAAATTCAGATCATTAACGATATAAACCTCAGAAATGAACCAAACACATCGAGGAAGCGTTCCAAAAGTTCACTGGAATCATCAATACTAAACCACTCTGATACGGGAATAGCAGATAAACAAAAGCTCAAGAACAACGATCAATTCAATCTGAATGAACGAATATAAGCTACTTGATGTCGAAGCTTTCGTACCTTTTTGAATTGGCAGCTCGAGAGGCACGTCGCTCAGTGCCGGAGAGAAAAGCGAAGAGACGGAGAAGAGAAAGGGGGCTAGGGTTTTCTTTACGGTATTTATACAACAGCGAGAAAGGGATGTTTATGGGCTCCGTCTTGAGCTTCCTTTCGGGCCCAATGggctaatattttaaaacaagtTGTTATAGGCCCATATGATCTACAGTTCATTAACGATTTGGGCTTTTAAGAGCTTCTGTTTGAGTCAGCGGTTTTTGTTGATAAagatttgtttctattttttttttttttctgagagaCGTCCTTGCTTGTTCATCTTCTGAGGATTATTTCTTGATTCTAACTTATAATGTGTTTAACTTATCAAACATGTGATTGGTATGTATGTGGGAGTAGCAACGGTGGGAGTATTCATCATATGGTACACACACGCAGCAGCTTCATGAGAATAGATTTGAGCCAAGACGGTCATATATAGCCTTGTGAGCTATTCACAGCTAGCTCATTGGGGGCAGTGCTCTTCATGGGAAGGCTTCAAAGTCTCTCCTTTCACAGCTGACTCTCAGACTTTCACCTTCGACATAAACCTGTGACATTTGGGCTCCACTTTGTGATACTATACGTGCCGTTCTTAGCTCAGGTGTTCAGGATAGTGCTGCTGAGCTTGAACGAGTGGCTGCTGGTGTTGGCTGTGGGTGATTCTGATAGATGAAGTTTTCAAGTTTGTAGGAAGGTTGACCAGTGGCTACCGCTACTCGCCTCGCGCTCCATCCGCTAAGCAAAAGGCGGAGTAAGAATAAATAATTGAAGCTCATTATTATTGTTGTTAGACTCTAGTTTTAGCTGAAATTCACTTTGTTGCTTAACTCAAATCAGCTTCATTGGTGACTTTTTAATTTCTTCTAAACGAGAATTTTTGGATTGACAAAAAATGGTCTCATTTTGGTTCATGGACATGGGCCAACACATAGCCCGAAACGAAAAAATGAATGTCTCAACCAGCAAAGCTCATTCATTGTTGTGTTTCTATACTTGTTCTCGATGGGTATGTGTCCTTGCGATTATGTGTTGGAATCAATGAAACCGACTTTGTTTGATAAATCATAACCGTCTGAATAGTACAAATGCAACAAAAAGATGTCCATTTAATATCATATTGTTGAAGAGAAATAACACAAAAAGACACTATGATTGTAGTAGTTTCTTTCAAGATTCACTGCCTTCactctatatatatgttcatGGAACTTTTAGCTCTAGTTCGGTTACTCTAGCTGCAATGTGTATATTTATGTATCATGTATTATCATGTATGTATGTGCACGTGTGAggtatttttgtgtgtgtgtgtagttTACAGGAACAAAAGATTAAGGAGTAAGCTTTTGCACAGATATAAAAAGCTTGAGAAGGAAGAAAAGCTGATGGGGGACGGTGCAATTAATTGACAAGGAATCAGATTCCCACACCACTAATGTTCTTACTTTTTGTTTCCTGTCCTTATCACTTCTTCCACGTTTTATGTCTATTATTAGTATCAATTATTACCATCAACTAGTAATTAATTAAAACATTAAGATTTGCATTTACTTAACGACCTCAGATACTACAAACCTAAAAACGAATCCTGTAAAACCAGTAActcattctatttttatattattcaaaACTTAACATCATATTCAAGTTGGGTTGAAGCGTTCGAGTTATATAATTTGGAGGATGATGAATGCATCATTTgacaaaatgatttttcttcaGACTCATAAGGATGAAACATCAAAACAAAGCTCAAAGTGAACAAATGGTTCACACACACAATATTTACATGAACTCTAAATATAGTACGTGGTAACCCGTAACCACATATtgaca
It encodes:
- the LOC103836425 gene encoding 40S ribosomal protein S15a, producing the protein MVRISVLNDALKSMFNAEKRGKRQVMIRPSSKVIIKFLIVMQKHGYIGEFEYVDDHRSGKIVVELNGRLNKCGVISPRFDVGVKEIEGWTARLLPSRQFGYIVLTTSAGIMDHEEARRKNVGGKVLGFFY